The proteins below are encoded in one region of Macaca nemestrina isolate mMacNem1 chromosome 10, mMacNem.hap1, whole genome shotgun sequence:
- the LOC105494469 gene encoding 4-hydroxyphenylpyruvate dioxygenase: protein MTTYSDKGAKPERGRFLHFHSVTFWVGNAKQAASFYCSKMGFEPLAYRGLETGSREVVSHVIKQGKIVFVLSSALNPWNKEMGDHLVKHGDGVKDIAFEVEDCDYIVQKAREQGAKIVREPWVEQDKFGKVKFAVLQTYGDTTHTLVEKMNYTGQFLPGYEAPVFMDPLLPKLPKCSLEIIDHIVGNQPDQEMVSASEWYLKNLQFHRFWSVDDTQVHTEYSSLRSIVVANYEESIKMPINEPAPGKKKSQIQEYVDYNGGAGVQHIALNTQDIITAIRHLRERGMEFLSVPSTYYKQLREKLKTAKIKVKENIDVLEELKILVDYDEKGYLLQIFTKPVQDRPTLFLEVIQRHNHQGFGAGNFNSLFKAFEEEQNLRGNLTDLETNGVVPGM from the exons ATG acgacttacagtgacaaaggggcAAAG cccgAGAGAGGCCGATTCCTCCACTTCCACTCTGTGACCTTCTGGGTTGGCAACGCCAAGCAG GCCGCGTCATTCTACTGCAGCAAGATGGGCTTTGAACCTCTAGCCTACAGGGGCCTGGAGACCGGCTCCCGGGAGGTGGTCAGCCATGTAATCAAACAAGGGAAG ATTGTGTTTGTCCTCTCCTCAGCACTCAACCCCTGGAACAAAG AGATGGGGGATCACCTGGTGAAACACGGTGATGGAGTGAAGGACATCGCGTTTGAGGTGGAAGATTGTGACTACATCGTGCAG AAAGCACGGGAACAGGGCGCCAAAATCGTGCGGGAGCCCTGGGTAGAGCAAGACAAGTTCGGGAAGGTGAAGTTTGCTGTGCTGCAGACG TATGGGGACACCACACACACCCTGGTGGAGAAGATGAACTACACCGGCCAATTCTTGCCTGGATATGAGGCCCCAGTGTTCATGGACCCCCTACTTCCTAAACT gCCCAAATGCAGTCTCGAGATTATCGACCACATTGTGGGAAACCAGCCTGATCAGGAGATGGTGTCCGCCTCCGAATG GTACCTGAAAAACCTGCAGTTCCACCGCTTCTGGTCTGTGGATGACACGCAGGTGCACACAGAATATAGCTCTCTGCGATCCATTGTGGTGGCCAACTATGAAGAGTCCATcaagatgcccatcaatgagcCAGCGCCTGGCAAGAAGAAGTCCCAGATCCAG GAATATGTGGACTACAACGGGGGCGCTGGGGTCCAGCACATCGCCCTCAACACCCAAGACATCATCACAGCG ATTCGCCACTTGAGAGAGAGAGGCATGGAGTTCTTATCTGTTCCCTCCACGTACTACAAACAACTGCGGGAGAAGCTGAAGACGGCCAAGAtcaaggtgaaggagaacattGATGTCCTGGAG GAGCTGAAAATCCTGGTGGACTACGACGAGAAAGGCTACCTGCTGCAGATCTTCACCAAACCGGTGCAGGACCGGCCCACGCTCTTCCTGGAAGTCATCCAGCGCCACAACCACCAG GGTTTTGGAGCCGGCAACTTCAACTCACTTTTCAAGGCTTTCGAGGAGGAGCAGAACCTGCGGGGCAACCTCACCGACTTGGAGACCAATGGGGTGGTGCCCGGCATGTAA